The following DNA comes from Photobacterium sp. DA100.
ACTTGCCAACATATCATCATAAGCTGCGCTGTTGAGTGACAGTGTCACCTTGTGGCGGCTGATGTGTCGCAGTTGCTTGAGTGACAGTTTCCCTGGATTGATTTCAATTTGGTACATACAACGTCCTGTTACTTCTGGGTTGATGGGATCATCGGCAAATCGAGGCCTTGCTCTTCGGCGCAGTTAACCGCGATGTCGTAACCGGCGTCGGCGTGGCGCATCACACCCGTGGCCGGGTCATTGCGAAGCACACGGCCAACGCGTGCAGCGGCTTCATCGGTTCCGTCACAGACAATGACCATGCCTGAGTGTTGCGAGAAGCCCATACCCACGCCACCGCCATGGTGTAGCGATACCCAGGTGGCACCTGATGCGGTGTTGAGCAGGGCATTGAGTAGTGGCCAGTCAGAGACTGCATCGGAGCCGTCCATCATACCTTCCGTTTCACGGTTCGGGCTGGCGACAGAGCCAGAATCAAGGTGGTCGCGACCAATAACAATCGGTGCCTTCAGCTCACCATTTTTCACCATTTCGTTGAACGCTTTGCCCAAGCGAGCACGATCTTTGAGACCAACCCAGCAGATACGTGCAGGCAAACCTTGGAACTGGATTCGCTCACGGGCCATATCGAGCCAGTTGTGCAAATGAGGATTATCAGGGATCAACTCTTTGACTTTCTGGTCCGTTTTGTAGATATCTTCCGGATCGCCAGACAATGCAGCCCAGCGGAAAGGCCCAACACCCTCGCAGAATAATGGGCGAATGTAGGCTGGCACGAAGCCCGGGAAGTCGAAGGCATTCTCAACACCGACTTCAAAAGCCATTTGACGGATATTGTTACCATAATCGACGGTCGCCGAGCCGGCTTTCTGGAGCGCCAACATAGCTTCGACCTGAACGGCCATGGAGGCTTTGGCTGCTTTGACTACCGCAGCTTCATCGCGTTGGCGCATCTCGGCGGCATGCTCCATAGTCCAGCCCTGTGGTAAGTAGCCATTCAATGGGTCATGGGCAGAGGTTTGGTCGGTGGTGCAATCAGGCACGATGCCACGGCGAACAATTTCAGGGAACACATCGGCGGCATTGCCAAGCAGACCAACAGAGACAGGCTTTCCGGTTTGTTTGGCTTCTTCGATAATCGCCAACGCTTCATCAAGAGAAGTCGCCTTGCAATCTACATAGCCGGTACGTAGGCGGTAGTCGATGCGGCTCTCATCACATTCAACGGCAATCATTGAGAAGCCGGCCATGGTGGCCGCCAACGGCTGAGCGCCCCCCATTCCGCCCAAGCCTCCCGTTAGGATCCAACGACCAGAACTGTCTCCACCGAAGTGTTGTTTTGCCATGGCAACAAAGGTTTCATAAGTCCCTTGCACGATGCCCTGAGAGCCGATATAGATCCAGCTGCCTGCGGTCATTTGGCCGTACATCATCAAGCCTTCCTTATCGAGCTCGTTGAAATGCTCCCAGTTAGCCCAGTGCGGAACCAAGTTTGAGTTGGCAATCAATACCCGCGGCGCGTTAGTGTGGGTTTTGAATACACCGACAGGCTTGCCGGATTGAACCAGCAAGGTTTCATCTTCTTCAAGGCGCTTTAGCACCTCGACAATTTTGTCATAGCACTGCCAGTTCCTTGCAGCACGACCAATGCCGCCATATACCACCAAAGCGTGTGGGTGTTCCGCCACATCGGGATGCAGGTTGTTCATCAACATCCGAAGTGGGGCTTCGGTTAACCATGACTTGGCATTTAGCGTTGTGCCCGTCGGGGCAATAATGGTACGGCTTTCGTCCAAGCGAGGTTGGGTATCTTGTGTCATGTGGCTCTCCTTGCAATGCTGTCACTGTAATGATTTATTAAGACAGCGGCGTTGATTAACGTAGGGCACGGGCGATGGTCCAGGCCAATCGCGCGGCGAGTCGTGCTGTTTGGTTGTCGATATCAAAGCGCGGGTTATATTCCGCCATATCAGCAACCAGAACTTTCTTTTCTCCCGCCGGTGTTTCGGCAGCTAATACGGTGTTGATCAATGGCTCAATGATGTCCTGCGGTACACCACGCGCAGCCGGCGCGCTGACGCCCGGCGCGGTACAGGCTGGGAACACATCAATATCTACGGTGAGGTAGAGGTAATCACATTGGGCGATGAAGTGCTCGAGTGATTCAATCACCAGCGGCAGACGCTGGTGGGTGAGCTCACAGTCATCGAAATAGAACACGCCCAGTTTATCGGCCTTGTCATATAGAGCTTGGGTGTTGCTGGCTCGGCTCAAACCCAGACAGGCATAGTGGAACGGCCAGCCTTGTAGTTCGCAGAATCGTGCGATTTGCTGGAAAGGAGTCCCCGAACTGCCTTGCTCGGCTGATGCACCAGATGGCGGATTACGCAGATCAAAATGGGCGTCAAAATTGACAATACCAATTTGGGGTGTCGGCATAGCGATACCCAGATACTCTGGTTCAATCACCCCCTCCTGCGCGTGTTGCTTTTGCAGTAGATAATTGCCGATCCCTTGGAATGTTCCCCAGGCAACCTCGTGACCACCACCGAATACAATCACTTTGTGCTTTTGGCGCAGTGCGCGGCAGACATCGTCTCCCAAGCGCTGTTGGGCCAACTCAAGGTTGCCGTCATTGCAGGAAATATCCCCACCATCATAAACGGGATCTGTATGGTGCCAAGCGAGGTTCGCCAAGGCTTTTCTAATCGATATTGGGGCATCGTAGGCGCCGGTACGCCCTTTGTTACGGGAAACCCCCTCATCGCAGGCAAAACCGAGCAGCATGATACCGGGATCATTAACCTCGTCGGCCGGCTTGATCACTTCATGCCAGCGTAATCCAAGGTTACCGTCTTCGGGATCACTGCGGCCTTGCCAGACTGTCATATCTACCGACATGGGGGACTCCTTATTGCCCTGAACTAGGTAAAATAGCTTGGTTGAATAGCTCACCATTGACTACCCGCGCCTTAAGATCGGGCACACCTATTCGGTATGACAGCTCAGCCGGGTGAGATAAGTTCCAAATGGCCAAATCGGCTTTCATGCCTGCACGGATTTGTCCTCGTTGTTCATGTATCCCCAACGCTTTGGCGGCATTGGCCGTGACACCGCGTAGGCACTCTTCAGGCGTCAGCCGGAATAAGGTGCAAGCCATGTTCATCATGGTGCGGATGGAAGCTATCGGCGAGGTGCCGGGGTTGAAGTCGGTGGAAATCGCCAGCGGTACGTTCAGTTGACGGAGCTGATCAAGCGGTGGCATTTGGCTCTCACGAAGAAAATAAAAGGCACCGGGCAGCAAGGTTGCCACAGTGCCGCAAGCGGCGAGGGCGGCAACCCCTTCGTTATCAAGGTACTCAATATGGTCAACAGACAAAGCCCCCATTCTTGCGGCCATCGCACTGCCACCTAAGTTGGAAAGCTGTTCGGTGTGGCCTTTAATGGCAAGGCCATGTTTTTGTGCTGCTTGGAATACTTGCTGGCACTGGCTGGTAGTAAAGCCAATGCTCTCGCAAAATACATCCACCGCGTCGGCCAGTTTTTCTTGCGCGGCGGCAGGAATGATTTCATCACAGACAAATCGGATATAGCTGTCTGGATCATCGACGTATTCTGGCGGTAGGGCATGAGCGGCAAGCAATGTTGTCGATACATTGATATCGGGCATTTCGCCAATGCGGCGGGCCACCCTGAGCATTTTCAGCTCATCTTCGAGGGTGAGGCCATAGCCAGACTTGATTTCGACAGTGGTCACCCCTTCATTCTTCAGGCCTTGCAAACGCTCACACGCCAGCTTGAACAGTGTGTCTTCTGATGCATCGCGGGTTGCCCGGACAGTCGACAGAATTCCCCCGCCGGCGGTGGCGATTTGCTCATACGGGACACCGTTGAGGCGTTGTTCGAATTCTCCAGCGCGGTTGCCGGCAAAAACCAGATGGGTGTGACAATCAATCAATCCCGGAGTGACAAGTGCGTCCTGGCAGTCTACGACTTCAGGGTGGCCGTGGCAGTCGAAGTGCTCCTTGTGGCCGGCATACATGATCTTGCCGTCTTGGATGCCAATCATGGCATCGCTGATCACTTGGTAGCCTTCTTTCCCTGCTAGGGTAACCAGATTGACGTTCGTCAGTACTCTATCCATTTTGCGACCCTGAAGTTATTTACTATCACTAGCATTTATTGCTAGTTGCGTTAATGTATATACAAATTAATAGGCAATTAGAGGTTAAAGTTCAAGGTGGGATGTAAATGAAATGTGATTGTAATTGTAATTAATTGCTGACAATCGTTGGGTTATGAGAGGGATCGCACGTTTGAAATGCGTTTATGCAGAGAAAGATTTTGAGGAGTGAATAGTTCCTAGTTCCTAGTTCCTAGTTCCTAGTTCCTAGTTCCTAGTTCCTAGAATACGAACCTTGGTTGTCAGGAAAAGTAATTAAAGCCAATGCCGATATGCCATGTTTTTGTAAGGCCTAGGCTTTTAGGATCTAGCAACTAAATCCCTACCTGTGTACGCGAGCTCAGTTTGTATTTATTGCCCGGATGATAGAGTAGGGCTGTGCTTATCAAATTGTTGTTGCTCCAGGTACGGCGATTAAGCAGCAGGCAAGGTGCCTGCGGGCTGACCTTAAGCAACTCAGCAATCCGCTGGGGAGGCAGCAAGGCTTCTACTGTGTGCTCAATGTCGCTGAGCGGGCAAGCTTTGACCAAGTATTCGTTAGGGGTCTGCGTACTGAAGTCTTGCTCGATGTAGGCCGGTGCGTGTTCTGGGTTAACCCAGCGCTCTTCCAGTTGAATCGGTGAGCTATTTTCGAAATGGACAATTTGGGTGAAATAAACCTCCGTGCCTTGGCGCACGCCAAGTCGCAGCGCGATATCTTCGGTTGCTTGGATAGTTGATTGAGAGATCACATCTGATGAATAGCGGTGGCCGCGGTTTTTCACTTCTTCGGCAATGTTGCGGATTTCCATCAGGGGGGATTCCGCTTTCTTATGACAGACAAATGTACCCAGGCGTGGCGTTCTTTCGAGAAAGCCTTCCTTGACCAGTTCGGTGATGGCTTTGTTGGCGGTCATACGGCTTACCGCGAATTGTTCAGACAGTGACATTTCGGTCGGTATCCTATGGCCCGGT
Coding sequences within:
- the hutU gene encoding urocanate hydratase → MTQDTQPRLDESRTIIAPTGTTLNAKSWLTEAPLRMLMNNLHPDVAEHPHALVVYGGIGRAARNWQCYDKIVEVLKRLEEDETLLVQSGKPVGVFKTHTNAPRVLIANSNLVPHWANWEHFNELDKEGLMMYGQMTAGSWIYIGSQGIVQGTYETFVAMAKQHFGGDSSGRWILTGGLGGMGGAQPLAATMAGFSMIAVECDESRIDYRLRTGYVDCKATSLDEALAIIEEAKQTGKPVSVGLLGNAADVFPEIVRRGIVPDCTTDQTSAHDPLNGYLPQGWTMEHAAEMRQRDEAAVVKAAKASMAVQVEAMLALQKAGSATVDYGNNIRQMAFEVGVENAFDFPGFVPAYIRPLFCEGVGPFRWAALSGDPEDIYKTDQKVKELIPDNPHLHNWLDMARERIQFQGLPARICWVGLKDRARLGKAFNEMVKNGELKAPIVIGRDHLDSGSVASPNRETEGMMDGSDAVSDWPLLNALLNTASGATWVSLHHGGGVGMGFSQHSGMVIVCDGTDEAAARVGRVLRNDPATGVMRHADAGYDIAVNCAEEQGLDLPMIPSTQK
- the hutG gene encoding formimidoylglutamase is translated as MSVDMTVWQGRSDPEDGNLGLRWHEVIKPADEVNDPGIMLLGFACDEGVSRNKGRTGAYDAPISIRKALANLAWHHTDPVYDGGDISCNDGNLELAQQRLGDDVCRALRQKHKVIVFGGGHEVAWGTFQGIGNYLLQKQHAQEGVIEPEYLGIAMPTPQIGIVNFDAHFDLRNPPSGASAEQGSSGTPFQQIARFCELQGWPFHYACLGLSRASNTQALYDKADKLGVFYFDDCELTHQRLPLVIESLEHFIAQCDYLYLTVDIDVFPACTAPGVSAPAARGVPQDIIEPLINTVLAAETPAGEKKVLVADMAEYNPRFDIDNQTARLAARLAWTIARALR
- the hutI gene encoding imidazolonepropionase, with protein sequence MDRVLTNVNLVTLAGKEGYQVISDAMIGIQDGKIMYAGHKEHFDCHGHPEVVDCQDALVTPGLIDCHTHLVFAGNRAGEFEQRLNGVPYEQIATAGGGILSTVRATRDASEDTLFKLACERLQGLKNEGVTTVEIKSGYGLTLEDELKMLRVARRIGEMPDINVSTTLLAAHALPPEYVDDPDSYIRFVCDEIIPAAAQEKLADAVDVFCESIGFTTSQCQQVFQAAQKHGLAIKGHTEQLSNLGGSAMAARMGALSVDHIEYLDNEGVAALAACGTVATLLPGAFYFLRESQMPPLDQLRQLNVPLAISTDFNPGTSPIASIRTMMNMACTLFRLTPEECLRGVTANAAKALGIHEQRGQIRAGMKADLAIWNLSHPAELSYRIGVPDLKARVVNGELFNQAILPSSGQ
- the hutC gene encoding histidine utilization repressor — encoded protein: MAQSPRYQQIKQYLLERIHTRQWPPGHRIPTEMSLSEQFAVSRMTANKAITELVKEGFLERTPRLGTFVCHKKAESPLMEIRNIAEEVKNRGHRYSSDVISQSTIQATEDIALRLGVRQGTEVYFTQIVHFENSSPIQLEERWVNPEHAPAYIEQDFSTQTPNEYLVKACPLSDIEHTVEALLPPQRIAELLKVSPQAPCLLLNRRTWSNNNLISTALLYHPGNKYKLSSRTQVGI